The Accipiter gentilis chromosome 8, bAccGen1.1, whole genome shotgun sequence genomic sequence GCTGGCAAAGGTTGAATACACATGTGGTGGATAAGAGACATGGCCAAGTCCTGCAAGTCCTCAGCTGCCACCAACCTCAATGGAGGCCAACCATAACTAGAACTTTGGTCAGCATGTGACATCAAGGTGGTGAAATGCTTCCATCCAACATGCCTGCCAACTGGTATCAGATCATATATGGTATTGATTTATTGATTAGAGAAAAGCATGTCCTCTACAGCAATACTGAGGTGTGTCTGATGACTCCTGAAACTGCCATTTGGGTGAGGTTAAGTGGCAGAAATCCAGACAACATTTCCAAAAGTGCCTCCTGGATGAGGACTTCCCTACCACACAGCAGTGGCCAGGGGAGCCCCTCACACTGGAGATGGTACAATAAGTGAACAATAGCTCCCACAAGACACTACAACGGTATTTTCCAATTTAAACTTTGGAGTCCCAGCTATAAAGCCCTCGTTATTTTTGGagaatattcaattttttttcagtgtaatataTGTTCTTCAGCAAATTAATCATGTTGCAAATCAGTGCAGCAAGAAGTGTCCTACCAGCACAGCAGCTATGAAAGTGGcatcattacagatcctaataaCCCATATTCATATTTCCCTTACCGCCTTTcatattttcctgattttaaaaggaaagttaaaagGTAAAAAGGTTTTCCTCTGTGTCAGCTGCCCCATCAGGCAGCATTCTTTCTGCTTCACAGATTATGATAAAGACAAATattcagaaatagaaataaaatgacCCTACTGATGATGCTTAGTGAGACAGACAAGATTGTCACTCGTTCTATATACAACTGCTATTGCTGACAGAGGTGAAAAATTATCTGCGTCAGTAACAGTGAATATGACTCAGAAGCAGctcttaaggaaaaaacccaaacattcaaAGGACTAGAGATTCTCACTCCCCATAACCACATGTTTCATGAGTTTACACAGAGAGGAGGCCAGTAGctcatgagaaggaaaaaaaatatcttttactgGCAAGAGTTACTAGAGAGTTATCAACACCACAATTTGATAGTGGTAAAATTTCTTTAACTATATATTTCTCTGATCAGGTCAGACTGATCAGGAAAGCTTGACGAAAGAATCAGTGAGTCACAGCATGTACTCtttcagagaaagagagaattatatcaagttaaaaataaatggatgaTCACCAATTAAAAAAGCTACAAAGCTACTAATGgctgtgtgatgggttgaccctggctgaacaccaggtgcccaccaaagccattctatcactcccccatcctcagctggacaggggagaggaaaatataacaaaaaacttgcaggtcgagataaggacaggagagatcattcactaattaccgtcacgggcaaaacagactcaatttgggaaaattaactcaattcattacaaatcaaccagagcaaggtaatgagaaataaaacgaaatctcagaacaccttcccaccacccctcccttcttcccgggcacaacttcactcccggatttcaccaccaaacccccccagcggcacagggggacagggatggggtttatggtcatcacatgttattttctgcctcttcgcctcctcagggcgagggctcatcacactcttcccctgctccagcgtggggtcccacccacgggagacagtcctccacgaactcctccaatgtgggccattcccacgggctgcagttcttcacgaactgctccagcatgggtccattccacagtgtgcagtccttcaggagcacactggtccagcatgagtcccccatggggtcacaagtcctgccagaaaacctgctccgtgggctcctctctccacagatccgcaggtcctgccaggaacctgctccagcgcgggcttcccacagggtcacagcctccttcgggaacccacctgctctggcgtggggtcctccatgggctgcaggtggatatctgctccaccgtggacctccctggactgcagggggacagcctgcctcaccagggtcttcatcacgggctgcaggggaatcttcactccggcgcctggagcatctcctccccctccttcttcactgaccttggtgtccgcaggcttgtttctcttacatgttctcactcctcactccggcagctgtttctccccatcccaacttttttccttcttaaaaatgttatcacagaggcgttaccactatcgctgattggctcggccttggcaggcggcgggtccgtcttagagctggctagtatgggctcgctctctctcaaacacaggagaaacttccagcagcttcttacagaagccacccctgtaatccccccccctcccccctcggtaccaaaaccttgccacacaaaaccaatacaggctGTTGTGTAGCAGAAATTTATGAAGCATCATGCAGCACTCATACCAAAGccaattttacttttaatttaaattaaaagaacattCTCTGATACTGAGTAGCTGTTGTCAAAATTGTAGCtcatatgaaaacaaaatactCAATGAGGAAGGATACCCTCCCAGGTTTGGCTCATGCATAATAGAAAGCACCCATTGGAATACATCCCTTGTGTTTTCTTCTACTAATATAAGCATAAGCATTTTTTCAAAGTTACCTGTGATGTGCTGTAACTGCAATGCTTAAAAATCAGTTGGTGTAAATGGAGCTACATGCACTTAACTGGAGCTATTGACCCTCAAACATTcgtttttctttaaattgtttaGTCTCTCACCTCACCACTTCCATACTCTTTCCCAGAATCAGGCAGGAGACTCCTACAAGCTTAAGAAATTATTGCTTAAGAATAacaaacatgaaagaaagaaatctgattttAGTCACCTCCAACAACTGTCTAGATTAGTAATAATGTGTCATACTGCATTGTAAACAACTGGAGAGAGATGAAAGTCCCTTACAGTTAAGATTGTATTAAACTTGCATTATTTACCTTACGTTCAGAGCTTATATTCAGCTCTCAGTTGATAAGTCAACATAGATGTTAAAGGCCTTCAAATACTACAATAACATCTTGAGCATTTAATACTTTGTTACTAAATACAAACATCAACACTTCATAACCTATATAATGATTCCTGTCCCAAAGAGTTGCTATCTAGAAAGCTAGTACTTCCCTTGTGCTTCTTCTAAGCACAATTTAAATAAGTGAACGCCTTTTCTAGAGGAATTACATGGGAACATCTTGCAATGGAACTGTATTTGTTATAGTAAGAAGAATATTTGCTTCAGTATAGTAAGCACAAGATCTAGGACACacagaaaaacctttttaaatATAAGTTTCATACAGATCTTATTTAGATTAAGGGACAGATTTTCaataatgtaatttcatttaattttttatacTTTAGCTACAGCTAATACTACAATAATCTCCTCCTTTTTTCTAAAGATTGTCTTTGGTGGAAGTGCTACAATGGTCCCAGTCTTTTGAAGAGCTGGTAACAAGTAAATGTAAGTAATTGTATGTTTGTATCCCAGACAGATTACTGAAAAAAGTTCCCACGAAGCAAAATCAATGCCATGCAGTATAATGTATGCTGTCGTATAAGTGACCAATGAAAAACAACTTTGTGTTACATGCTTAGCGTGCatcacactgaaaataaatgtagCATGCTGTAAATGCTTTCCCAAACTTGCCATTTCTGCAAGCACATGTAATTCTTAAGGGCCCGTGATAAGGGTAGGTTTATCTGCCATATCCCCACTTAGAGCACTGTATAGCAATATATattagaagaaagtgaaaaaagtcGACTTGGGAAATCCTGTGTATGGCAAAGACACCATACCTAATGGTACATCTATACAGTGTAGTGCCATGGAAAGTAACTCAGACCCTCATCGCAGGTAGCTGTAGTAGCAAATCTGAACTTTCCCACTGCAGCACCCCCTGCCTCATTCACATCTCAGAGCTCTCCCACATTTCTCGTACGGCTGGCAGTCTGGAACATCattgctgaaatactttttttaaaatattgatgagAAAGTAATGTACAGAGTTACATCACAGCACAAACCTCTAAAAGTTATTCGTAAGGATTGTCATTTTTCAAACTGCAGACAAACTGCAAAGAGCAAGAAAATTATCAGGCAGAATTTGTAACAactataaagaaaaagatttgtcaCTGAAATCTTTAACAGCAAACCACCTGGTATGTTACAGGTTGCAGGGAAAGCACAGGGAGAAAGTGCAcaacagaaaaaatttaaaagagaCAAAATTATAGCACAAGCCATAGGCATGCATGCTATCACGATTACTGCTTAATGACATCAGAAAATGCAAAGGTGTACTCACATGAAAAGCCAGAAACTCTAAAGCCAATGGATCTGCAGCTCTTTATGAAAGGCAGGCAAAGTATTTGCCTATCTTAGGTTTTACTCTGAAGGTGCATCTTACAACTGCAAGCACCATTCCTGCTCAAGTGCTAGCACTGAGTGAACCTCATAAATATTCTCCTGGCTAGAGGCATTTTAGCAACTCTGTCACCTAATTCTGTACAAAGTATGACATGACATGACAAAAGGCAGCCTCAGGAATTTACTCTTTGCCAAGATCCCACTGATTACTGCTGTCAAACTCCATTGACAGGTGTTTCAAAGACATCCTCAGGTGCAGAACTGCTTATTTGCTGAAGAGAGTACTCTTAACTGCTTTACTTCTCTTGAttacagcagcaagaaaaaagttatttcctttttttgctaaCTGCTTTTTTGCCAAATTCTTACACCAAGAAAAGGTGGTCTTATTTTTTCCAGTTGGACTAtgattatttgaaaatatttagatatCTTCTGTACAAAActagaaatggaatttaaaaatacttgtcaGTCTTTGGATATGTTTGATAGTGTTCACAGAGACCAGGAAGAACAAAGTTTTCAGAGCTCTGTCCTTGCATAGTGAAATGCCACTGAGGTTAAAGGAAGCTCTGCATGTGCAGAAAAATGCAACGTTGATGTGTAGGGCTGCAAGGTGAGTTAGTGTGTTTAATTCCACACTTTGACATAATCTAGTAAGAATATTTATAGGTGTACAATCAAGAATTATATTGCCTTGTAAACATCCATATTGCTTTCAAAGGACTGTAAACGTAATGAATAAATACACAGTATATAAATTTGGCTTCTGAAATATTACAGATGGGCCTATGATCTACAAGGCCTACTTGAAGACAGAGCACAGCGATGACAACAGAATTCTGGCTTGCTTGCGAAGCTTATAAGATCACATCACGGACGAAAAGGATTTCCGTGGCCAGGAAACTTCTTACAAGTTACATTCAACCCCAGGCTCCCAACAAGGTGACATACAATAACATGAGCTCTTTATTTCCTCTAATAGAAATGCTTGATGTGTAATGTAGTTtacaaaaagcaacaacaaatgCCTAGCACCTCTTGTATTAAAGTGAGTGAAAACTGTTGCTATTCGTCCTCCCCAAACTCTTTTGCACCCAGAATTTTAATACTTGCCTTCACATCTTGTTTATAGGCAGGTCTTTGAACTATATCCACTGAGGATATAAGCAAAAGGCACAACTAGATTAAGAACCAAGTTTTTTTGATCTGTTCTGATCTTTTTAGTGTCTGATCCAGGGGCCATTGGTATCACTTCAAGAGATTTTTGGATTATGCCACTGCTACATGTATGTATTACTCTGGTCTCTGCAACAGCAAATATAAATGAACGACACAAAAACTCTACCCAGTGCTGTCCCCTTTCTATAATGGGCTAAAAGAAATGTTCCAAGACAGATTTATTTCCTGCTTCCAGCAGCACAAGATTTAGGGAAAGCAGAACAGATTTGTATGTAAagtgtttcagaatttttttctaacaagtggctatacaaaaaaaaaagtcattcctgCTCAGCCAGTTGTGCTTTATGACCTTTAACTATTTCTGCTTATTACTCTCCTTGCAAAAATAAGCTAATACTGGCTTTTACTGCCACTGCCTCTGGCAGACTGACATAACTGAAAAATCAGGCTAGATTATTTTCTGGTTTACGGATAACAATAAAACTATTATAGTCTCAAAATGCAGCCTCCCAGTTGACACTGAAAGGCAAGCCAAAACCAACTTAGCTGGATTCCCAAGTGTTGGCCAAGAGCATTTGCTGCTTTAAATGACTAAACCCCTAATCTAAAACTTGAGGAAAACTGAAACTTTCCTTTGTTGGTTTTAAACACCAATTGGCAAGACaatgcatttttctgtctttttctgatttattttatttttagcatgtgCAGCTACAGGAAACTCAGCAAGacatttgcatttccaaaagaGAAATGTCAGTATTGCCAACCACAAATTCATTAATCAAAAGTAAGGGTTTAAAtcaggaaagttaaaaaaaatgctgtgtaattttttttttctttttctaaaatagtaTTTATTTGAATCTTGCTCTTGGCTCTCTGGTTTCTAGGTCTTCAGCACACACTGATTTCACATTTTCTTGATATTCACTATTAACACAAGAACTAGGTACCACCGTAAAAAGGTAGATGCTCAAGAggatttaaaatacagtttatattcaaatttcagcagcattttaaaaggtGCAACCCAAATGACTCCTCTGGAAGAGCAAGATCCCAATCCATGAAAGACATCAGCACTAATTTCACATTTTAGAGCTCTCCTCTGAACGCTAACAAAATCAAggtgaaaaaaagcaatgtaATTCATCATGAGCTAATAGATTATCAAAAGTTCCTATTTTATGTAGTATATTTTCCTATCACTAGACCTTTCTACTCTTACACACCCACAGAGCTTCAACTTATCTGCTACAAACCCTGGATTGCAGCAGAAGAGCTCTAGGAATCAAAACTTTTCCTAAACAGGATTGATATATGGGCTCAGTTTTATCTTATCTCAGAAGTCATAATAATTTTAGCAACTGTTTTTCACAAGTACTGTGCATCTCCAGCCACTTGGACTCATTAGAAATCAAAAGTCAGGCTTCCTCTTCAGGGATCTAATCCTAGCTCTAGGAACAATTCTTAGCAAAAGAAGCAGGGGTGGACGTCAGCACCTTTCATCTACTCCTTCCACTGCAGCCACTCCATGCAAACCATGTCCGCAGGACTTCTTCCTCTGCCTAAATCATACACACGGTCTTATTCTTTCTAAAAATAGCAAGTAAATCAAACATATACCACTTAACCTCTGTAATGCTGAAAGCCTTGGGCCCATGTTCTACATATGGGCCCAGCAATAGTGACTTTACCACCGCTCTTGACCTCCACTGATCACAATATTCAGTATTAAACTGGCTTTTCCATTAAGGATGTGGGGTAGACTGGGAAATGCAGACAGCTCCCAGTCTTCGAGGCTTCTTGTCCCCAAGGGAGCAAGATCCCCATCCAGCCACTAACATACCTCTTACTAAATCAAACACCAAAACAGGAGCAAATTGGTCAACTAATATGATGGGGGTTTCTGGCATTATAAGGAGAAATCCACTCTGCTAGAATTGATGTTTTTGTTTAGGTTCTGATTTTAGATTAGAgggtatataaaaaaatataaataaaaggcaTTCAGTACAGGTCCCCTAAATTAATCTTCCTTACCCACCCTTTGCATATATTCAGTAATACTCTACtaatgttattttctctttcagcttaACATTGACAGTCCTGCAAGGAAAGCAATTATAAAGAATATTCAAGAGCCAACACAGTCCGGTTTTGATGAAGcatagaaaataatttacatgCACATGGAAAGAGATTCTTATCCATGATTTCCTGAATCAAAGTTCTATCAAAAACTCAAACACAGCCTTCAAACTAATGGCAATAATTCAATGGTAAATTAAAGAGAAAGGTTGAAAATTTAGAAAGGTTTCTTCTGTCATGCAAGTGTTTAAAGTAGACAGGAGAAATCAGGCAGTAGACAAATATTAGTGATAATCTGCTCAACTGTTCTGTTGATGTTAGAATTGATGAGGCACTATATTCCCCCTCCACTTTCTTCTCCCATGGAagagttctggttttgttttcctctcccctcaataaaaccctaaaaactaGCAGAAACTATGTATAAAAAAGTTTCAGCCAAAAATGATAGCCTAAGGTTCTAGTCTCTTATTGATATTTGACAACTCAGTATTCTTGTTTTGAgagatctgaaataaaaaaaatggttttgctgctaggaaataaatgtttatttggCTACacataacacagaagaaaatatatctgCATTGCTGCATTtactcttttgttgttgttttattcttATATTCTTTCAAAGTAAAAGAAGATAAATTGTAAGGTACAGCTATTTGCTTAATCTTAAGCTATTAAGAGCAGTATTCATATCGTATAGAGTTGATTTTATGCTGAATTACGATGTACAATATGTGCTATAAAGGTACTTGGTCTACAGTATACTATAATAGTACCGGTGTTTCCTGAACTTCTCTCCAGTGATAAAACTCATTAGTATTTTGTCTATTTTTCTGGGTATAGACACATAAATATATTGCTTTCCCTTCAGATGCCCTAATCATTAGATACAAGCAGACCTGACATTTGAACATTGTACTGTAACACAAACAGGTCTCTTTGTCATGCATAAACTGTAAAAGACAACTTGCTGATTCATTGATCAAGTATCAAAGCACTCTGATCTACATTCAAAAACCAGTCTGACTTCTCACCTCTCATTAAAACCAGAATCTCTTAATTCTTTTAATGGACTTCAGCATTGACACTAAAAGCCATAGGAAATCAGGGACTTTTCTAGCATCCTCTCAAGCTGCATTATTCTAAGAAATACAAAGAACAAGTCATTCTGACAGCAGCCCCATAAACCCCGATGGTATCACACTGATCCTATGGGATGATTTCACAGGAGAAATGAAGTATTCAGTTGGATACATTTATTTGACGGAGGTTACTTCAATCATGTTGCCAGTTCATGCTTTTAAAGTTTACTTTAAGCTGTAACTTGGATGCCCagttttaaaaggcaatttttgtGACAATGTAATAAATCATTGTCTAACCTCTGTTGGGAAAGCCTAGTCTTTCTAAGGAAGCCTCACAGGAGTTCATTGTGCTGCTTGCCTAACCACAGTAAGTTTTTGTTCTCACTTAGAACatcccttattttttttaacatgaaagtaTAAGCCTTTTCCTTACAAGGCAAGCATGAAAACACAGGTCAGTGCAGACAGTGAACAAACAACTGGGTTTCACTTCTGTGGCATCTATCTTGTAGAAAGGAGAAACTATAGTTGTTCTTTTAAGATCTTCCTCTTGCCAATGTAATAAGATATTATAGGTGAATATATTTTCAGTCAAAGTCTCTAtcccttctaaaaaaaaataaatcgttGCTTAGGGCCTCTGAGCTCTGGTATTATTGTGGTGTGCAATATAGGTTACATTTGGGAAGAGGAACAGTGATTTATTGATGACAGATAAGTATGTTTATCAACAGCTACCAAATGCATAATATGATGTCTGGCTTTGTACAAAGTTATATTGGTAAATTGTAACTGTGTATGTGTGCTCTAATGCCAACACGTGAATTACAGTAAAAGCGATGTTGTAACTTATCATCAATTACCTAAGGCTCTACAGATTTTTATTCATCATTTTCATTAAATTCTCAAACTAGAATTTATGCACGTCTAAAGCAGAATGCAAAGCAAGTCTGAACGTAATCTACACTAGTACAGAAAGCTTTAAGATTACTTCAGTGTTGTAAGAAAAGAGATTGTTAGTATAGGAGATAATCCTTTCCTTTTGCACTGACCCCATATAAAAGGATTATCATATGAATGTGCGAATATTCagctcataaaaccactctcagCAAGCAGGGACTCCATAGGAAATCCAGCTAGGGATAGTATAGCTTTCACTGCTGTTAACTTTGGATGTAGATACAGTGCATTGGACTTTGGCTTGATGGATCCTGCAGATGCCACAGcctcacagcaaagaaaaactgtAGGAACTACTAAAAAGCAATTCCTGCATCTGTGACAAAAGCCAGcctaagcagaggaaaaaacaaataagcaagggactaaaaaacaaataagcaagggACTACACTATGAAAAGCCTTCCCATTTCTGTTAGGATTAGAAATTCAGAAGACCTAGATATTGCTCTCTGAGTGAAAGAGGCTTGTAATGACCAAGGATAACAGCTCTCTATCCAAATGGGCTTAGCATGCAGTCTTCTGAAAGGGTGTGAGGGACTGTGCTAAATTGCTGactcacattgctgctgcctcaatgtcctTGCTGTTGTAGGGGAGTACACACAAAGACGTCCCCGAAGAAACCACCACACCCGcacctgccaagctgtgcttgcccgatagggcaatgagttctgtggaaatgggtggagtTTTCAAAAAAActgtggggactgggacaataagagaactgcgtactcccctctcacggacggaagacctgaacctggaaaacatcGGAAGGACTATGACACCTGGCTCTGAAGGagagacacctgactggcagcagaggaacccgACCCTCCATCACCGGCATCGGAACCAACTCagcgggacgttgctggcttcttggtggtggtaactagtcttgctacctctcttccgttctcttgcttacgtctgcctctttttctccttcctccctctgttctatcgcagttattggttattgtaggaaataaaagttgtaaggttgtacagcatctgaccttgattgtgtcttaatcttgctctcgggatcatttaacaaacctccctgatattggatcgggacaagGGGTTACACAAAGAGTCTGGTCAGG encodes the following:
- the RGS13 gene encoding LOW QUALITY PROTEIN: regulator of G-protein signaling 13 (The sequence of the model RefSeq protein was modified relative to this genomic sequence to represent the inferred CDS: inserted 2 bases in 1 codon; substituted 2 bases at 2 genomic stop codons), whose amino-acid sequence is MRSNACWLCKIFRAEENAISSKLSLVEVLQWSQSFEELVTSKYGPMIYKAYLKTEHSDDNXEFWLACEAYKITSRTKRISVARKLLTSYIQPQAPNKLNIDSPARKAIIKNIQEPTQSGFDEAXKIIYMHMERDSYPXFPESKFYQKLKHSLQTNGNNSMVN